One segment of Methanoculleus taiwanensis DNA contains the following:
- the malQ gene encoding 4-alpha-glucanotransferase, with amino-acid sequence MIITRGSGILMHITSLPSRFGIGDLGPAAYRFSDFLADTGQRYWQILPINPTSPECAHSPYSSPSSFGFNTLLISPEELVSVGLLDVEDLDPVPVFPANFVDYAKAAGFRNRLFDTAFERFRESGGDYRFDAFRRENRDWLGDHALFVALKGYTGGKSWSNWPAPLRDREPEALERMREQLEERIERESFLQCIFAEQWASLRRYSADRKVHFIGDIPIYVAYDSVDVWKNPGIFKLDDRKRPTVVAGVPPDCFSRTGQLWGNPVYDWAALKEQDYTWWVRRIARAVDLYDLTRIDHFRGFIDYWEVPAEEETAENGYWVDGPGAEFFNRLAEHFPCLPIIAEDLGDNTPAIQMVLDRFGFPGMRVLLYAFAGDPATSPHAPHNHIRNCIVYTGTHDNETVRGWFDESAGDEERQVLFRYLGRRIPGREVHREFVRMALSSVARVAIVPVQDLFGMGNAARMNRPATVEKNWVWRLTAGKCAEAPAEWLRELAEVYRRV; translated from the coding sequence ATGATCATCACCCGGGGGAGCGGCATTCTCATGCACATAACGTCGCTCCCGTCCCGGTTCGGTATCGGCGACCTTGGGCCTGCCGCCTATAGATTCTCGGATTTTCTTGCCGATACCGGTCAGCGCTACTGGCAGATCCTCCCGATAAACCCTACGAGCCCGGAATGCGCTCACTCTCCCTACTCGAGCCCGTCCTCGTTCGGGTTCAATACTCTGCTCATCAGCCCCGAGGAGCTGGTCTCAGTCGGGCTCCTCGACGTGGAAGATCTCGACCCCGTCCCGGTATTCCCGGCAAATTTCGTCGATTACGCGAAAGCGGCCGGGTTCCGCAACCGTCTCTTCGATACGGCGTTCGAGCGGTTCCGGGAGAGCGGCGGGGATTATCGTTTCGATGCTTTTCGCCGGGAGAACAGAGACTGGCTCGGCGACCATGCTCTCTTCGTCGCGCTCAAAGGGTATACCGGTGGAAAGTCCTGGAGCAACTGGCCGGCACCGCTCCGCGACCGAGAGCCCGAAGCGCTTGAACGGATGCGAGAGCAGCTCGAAGAGAGGATCGAGCGGGAAAGCTTCCTCCAGTGCATCTTCGCCGAGCAGTGGGCGTCTCTCCGCCGCTACTCTGCGGATCGGAAAGTCCATTTTATAGGCGACATCCCGATCTACGTCGCTTACGACAGCGTCGACGTCTGGAAGAACCCCGGAATCTTCAAACTCGATGACCGGAAGCGGCCGACGGTCGTCGCCGGTGTTCCGCCGGACTGTTTCAGCAGGACCGGCCAGCTCTGGGGCAACCCCGTCTACGACTGGGCAGCCCTCAAAGAACAGGACTATACGTGGTGGGTACGGCGTATCGCTCGTGCAGTTGACCTGTACGATCTCACCCGGATCGATCACTTCCGTGGATTTATCGACTACTGGGAGGTACCCGCGGAAGAGGAGACGGCAGAGAACGGCTACTGGGTCGATGGACCCGGAGCCGAGTTCTTCAACCGTCTGGCCGAGCACTTCCCCTGCCTCCCTATCATCGCCGAAGATCTCGGGGATAATACCCCTGCCATCCAGATGGTTCTCGACCGGTTCGGGTTCCCGGGGATGCGGGTTCTCCTCTACGCCTTCGCCGGCGATCCTGCGACGAGCCCGCACGCTCCCCACAACCATATCCGAAACTGCATCGTCTACACCGGGACGCACGACAACGAGACGGTGCGGGGCTGGTTTGATGAGTCGGCCGGGGATGAGGAGCGTCAGGTTCTCTTCCGGTATCTCGGAAGGCGTATCCCGGGCCGCGAAGTCCATCGCGAGTTCGTCAGGATGGCACTCTCCTCGGTCGCCCGGGTGGCGATCGTCCCGGTTCAGGATCTCTTCGGTATGGGAAACGCCGCCCGGATGAACCGCCCGGCAACGGTGGAGAAAAATTGGGTCTGGCGGTTGACCGCCGGGAAATGTGCAGAAGCACCTGCTGAGTGGCTGCGGGAGCTTGCGGAGGTGTACCGTCGGGTATGA